One stretch of Halobaculum marinum DNA includes these proteins:
- a CDS encoding deoxyuridine 5'-triphosphate nucleotidohydrolase, with amino-acid sequence MYESGAFVADHVDPLREEQVQPNGVDLTVDSLYEQTTPGRITRDGKTVGDRREVDPVDGLYRLDPGAYVLKYGERLQIPDDHVGFVYPRSTLLRNSCMLNTAVWDAGYEGRGEGLLQVGAPIELEPGARVAQFVLAAADHEGRYDGTYHGEG; translated from the coding sequence ATGTACGAGTCGGGCGCGTTCGTCGCCGACCACGTCGACCCGCTCCGCGAGGAGCAGGTCCAACCGAACGGAGTCGACCTCACCGTCGACTCGCTGTACGAACAGACCACACCGGGCCGCATCACGCGGGACGGAAAGACCGTCGGCGACCGCCGTGAGGTCGACCCGGTCGACGGACTGTACCGTCTTGACCCGGGCGCGTACGTGCTCAAGTACGGCGAACGGCTCCAGATTCCGGACGACCACGTCGGCTTCGTCTATCCGCGCTCGACGCTGCTGCGCAACTCCTGTATGCTGAACACCGCGGTCTGGGACGCGGGCTACGAGGGGCGCGGCGAGGGCCTCCTGCAGGTGGGCGCCCCCATCGAACTGGAACCGGGCGCGCGCGTCGCGCAGTTCGTCCTCGCGGCGGCCGACCACGAGGGCCGGTACGACGGCACCTACCACGGCGAAGGCTGA
- a CDS encoding sensor histidine kinase — MSLTESDLYREAFRETDSPAVIADTNLVITDVNEAAREFTGSSRGALIGSTPRRLVDDDAVYAEIEETLLAGDAWVGEFESTATDGRVVYGRGSFSPLTAGGEVRGYIAVFTDMTRHRRYEESLRILNRVLRHNLRNDANVVLGHIERVADEVVDRVDAQEVSRLLDSLDTAADRVDDMLDHARTTRRFSGVLAGEHGTLRPIDLATAIEDAVADVPTDGVRITDDVSQPTPVLADEMLAGALHAVIENAVEHNDKEHVEITLSTTEHADQTVLSVADNGPGVDPDRYAEIFGNGEHTQVEHGEGLSLFFVDRLMELYGGDVSVRSNDPEGAVFDLHFRRPGADPTVPPREFSTADGADAASSRGDVARRTDAEGDVTDDGTADACQPPTDGVVSNRAGRAGEGHADSRRDGFGRAGSSAAANDLPIEYAEGGTDADEESAPTLVDTVADAVGDSVTAPRLGGTERGFPPVVDALPEYDQPHHLLALRAADPVAGDTDAGFRGEAAAAFTDTAVVVVVDGDHGGRLTVPYDSLTAVGRRGDAVVLDAGATAYRLQLPRAHDDDAAVEAAVAFLERELR, encoded by the coding sequence ATGTCACTTACCGAATCGGATCTGTACCGCGAAGCGTTCCGGGAGACAGACAGCCCGGCCGTCATCGCGGACACGAACCTCGTGATCACGGACGTCAACGAGGCGGCCCGTGAGTTCACGGGGTCCTCGCGCGGGGCGCTGATCGGGTCGACGCCCCGCCGACTCGTCGACGACGACGCCGTCTACGCCGAAATCGAGGAGACGTTGCTCGCGGGCGACGCGTGGGTCGGCGAGTTCGAGTCGACGGCCACCGACGGTCGCGTCGTCTACGGTCGTGGCTCGTTCTCCCCGCTCACCGCCGGCGGCGAGGTCCGCGGCTACATCGCCGTCTTCACCGACATGACCCGCCACCGCCGCTACGAGGAGTCGCTACGCATCCTCAACCGGGTGTTGCGCCACAACCTCCGCAACGACGCGAACGTCGTGCTCGGCCACATCGAGCGCGTCGCCGACGAGGTGGTCGACCGCGTCGACGCCCAGGAGGTGTCGCGCCTGCTCGACTCGCTCGACACCGCCGCCGACCGCGTCGACGACATGCTCGACCACGCGCGGACCACGCGCCGCTTCAGCGGCGTGCTCGCGGGCGAACACGGGACGCTCCGCCCCATCGACCTCGCGACCGCGATAGAAGACGCGGTCGCGGACGTGCCCACCGACGGCGTCCGGATCACCGACGACGTGTCACAGCCGACGCCGGTGTTGGCCGACGAGATGCTCGCGGGCGCGCTGCACGCCGTCATCGAGAACGCCGTCGAGCACAACGACAAAGAGCACGTCGAGATCACGCTGTCGACGACCGAACACGCCGACCAGACGGTCCTGTCGGTCGCCGACAACGGCCCCGGCGTCGACCCCGACCGCTACGCCGAAATCTTCGGCAACGGCGAGCACACCCAGGTCGAACACGGGGAGGGGCTGAGCCTCTTCTTCGTCGACCGCCTCATGGAACTGTACGGCGGAGACGTCTCCGTCCGGTCGAACGACCCGGAGGGTGCGGTGTTCGACCTCCACTTCCGCCGTCCCGGCGCCGACCCGACGGTGCCGCCGCGGGAGTTCTCCACCGCCGACGGGGCCGACGCGGCGTCGTCCCGCGGCGACGTCGCGCGACGGACCGACGCCGAGGGCGACGTGACGGACGATGGGACCGCTGACGCGTGTCAACCGCCGACCGACGGTGTCGTCTCGAACCGTGCGGGCCGCGCCGGCGAGGGGCACGCAGACTCCCGTCGGGACGGGTTCGGCCGCGCCGGCAGTTCGGCAGCAGCGAACGACCTGCCCATCGAGTACGCCGAAGGTGGAACCGACGCCGACGAGGAGTCGGCCCCCACGCTCGTCGACACCGTGGCCGACGCCGTCGGCGACTCCGTCACCGCACCGCGACTCGGTGGCACCGAGCGGGGCTTCCCGCCCGTCGTCGACGCTCTCCCCGAGTACGACCAGCCCCACCACCTCCTCGCGCTGCGCGCGGCCGACCCGGTCGCCGGTGACACCGACGCCGGGTTCCGCGGCGAGGCGGCGGCGGCGTTCACCGACACCGCGGTCGTAGTCGTCGTCGACGGCGACCACGGAGGCCGCCTGACTGTCCCGTACGACTCGTTGACGGCGGTCGGTCGACGCGGCGACGCGGTCGTGCTCGACGCCGGGGCGACCGCGTACCGACTCCAACTCCCGCGTGCGCACGACGACGACGCCGCGGTCGAGGCGGCGGTGGCGTTCCTCGAACGGGAGTTGCGGTAG
- a CDS encoding M20/M25/M40 family metallo-hydrolase, whose product MTVPDLRDLTTRLCEFDTTDGTEAPAAAWLRDVLDAAGFETYTWEADPERLAEHPSFPDDPAAIDAADRPSVAGVLELGDPDAGPTLVLNGHLDVVPADEELWSSDPFEPVWGEADDGAETLTCRGAVDMKAAVAACVHAALDVREAVEQGAVDLDGRIVVEAVAGEEEGGIGAAAAALDSPYPFERDAAVVAEPTELRAVTATEGTVMKRLRLSGRSAHAATRWTGVDTLPLFEQIREAFTELETERCERVTHPLYGEFEVPWPIVCGRVEAGSWASTVPGTLAAEWRLGVAPGETVDEVEAEFEERLAEVVAADEWLREHPPAFERFSIMFEPAEIAAGEPVVRALQGAMSGEELADTKPTGATYGADNRHYVAADVPTVVFGPGSIEQAHFPDETVRWSEVVTAREVLAATARAFLGDESASDPDAAAQ is encoded by the coding sequence ATGACCGTCCCAGACCTCCGGGACCTCACGACCCGACTGTGCGAGTTCGACACGACCGACGGCACGGAGGCGCCCGCGGCCGCGTGGCTCCGCGACGTGCTGGACGCCGCCGGCTTCGAGACGTACACGTGGGAGGCCGACCCCGAACGCCTCGCCGAGCACCCGTCGTTCCCCGACGACCCCGCGGCCATCGACGCCGCCGACCGCCCGAGCGTCGCCGGGGTGCTCGAACTCGGCGACCCCGACGCCGGCCCGACGCTCGTGTTGAACGGCCACCTCGACGTGGTGCCGGCGGACGAGGAACTGTGGTCGAGCGACCCGTTCGAGCCGGTGTGGGGCGAGGCAGACGACGGGGCCGAGACGCTCACCTGCCGCGGCGCCGTCGACATGAAGGCGGCCGTCGCGGCGTGCGTCCACGCCGCGCTCGACGTGCGCGAGGCGGTCGAGCAGGGGGCTGTCGACCTCGACGGCCGCATCGTCGTCGAAGCCGTCGCCGGCGAGGAGGAGGGCGGCATCGGCGCGGCGGCGGCCGCCCTCGACTCGCCGTACCCGTTCGAGCGCGACGCCGCCGTCGTCGCCGAGCCGACCGAGTTGCGGGCGGTGACGGCGACCGAGGGCACCGTGATGAAGCGACTCCGCCTGTCGGGCCGGAGCGCCCACGCCGCCACGCGGTGGACCGGCGTCGACACCCTGCCGCTGTTCGAGCAGATTCGCGAGGCGTTCACCGAACTGGAAACGGAGCGCTGCGAACGCGTCACCCACCCGCTGTACGGCGAGTTCGAGGTACCGTGGCCCATCGTCTGCGGGCGCGTTGAGGCGGGGTCGTGGGCGTCGACGGTGCCGGGGACGCTCGCCGCCGAGTGGCGCCTGGGCGTCGCGCCCGGCGAGACCGTCGACGAGGTGGAGGCGGAGTTCGAGGAGCGCCTGGCCGAGGTCGTCGCCGCCGACGAGTGGTTGCGCGAACACCCGCCCGCGTTCGAGCGGTTCTCGATCATGTTCGAGCCCGCCGAAATCGCCGCCGGCGAGCCGGTCGTCCGTGCGCTCCAGGGGGCGATGTCGGGCGAGGAACTGGCCGACACCAAGCCGACGGGAGCGACGTACGGCGCGGACAACCGCCACTACGTCGCGGCCGACGTCCCGACGGTCGTGTTCGGACCCGGGAGCATCGAACAGGCGCACTTCCCCGACGAGACCGTTCGGTGGTCGGAGGTGGTGACGGCGCGAGAGGTGCTGGCGGCGACGGCGCGGGCGTTCCTCGGCGACGAGTCGGCGTCCGACCCGGACGCCGCCGCTCAGTAG
- a CDS encoding DUF7119 family protein: MSPERPGDGRDGPDATSRAADREAEVGEPVVRGDPAVTGERAERAARFDPDDPESLATAADTVRRFASEAVAGDDNVVMLRGAAACAALVRGHGSYKAAAEAAGDDVQVSFIRKWARVHDLPESVRRHVARGHIAPTAAKHIARVAGEARFTIAWAVLDGDLTVREVRRVASAVNDGTATEAALRAEGVTPGRLTVELPPDAYRRLRDRASLENRDPGDVLADALDDY, translated from the coding sequence ATGAGCCCCGAGCGGCCCGGCGACGGCCGGGACGGTCCCGACGCCACGTCGCGGGCGGCAGACCGCGAGGCCGAAGTCGGCGAACCCGTCGTCCGCGGCGACCCCGCGGTCACCGGCGAGCGCGCCGAGCGCGCCGCCCGGTTCGACCCGGACGACCCCGAGAGCCTCGCGACCGCCGCCGACACCGTCCGTCGGTTCGCCAGCGAGGCCGTCGCCGGCGACGACAACGTCGTGATGCTGCGCGGCGCCGCCGCCTGCGCGGCGCTCGTGCGCGGCCACGGCTCGTACAAGGCCGCCGCCGAGGCCGCCGGCGACGACGTGCAGGTGTCGTTCATCCGCAAGTGGGCGCGCGTCCACGACCTCCCGGAGTCGGTGCGGCGCCACGTCGCCCGCGGCCACATCGCCCCGACCGCCGCGAAGCACATCGCCCGCGTCGCCGGCGAGGCCCGCTTCACTATCGCGTGGGCGGTGCTCGACGGCGACCTCACCGTCCGCGAGGTGCGGCGCGTCGCCAGCGCGGTCAACGACGGCACAGCCACCGAGGCGGCGCTCCGCGCCGAGGGCGTCACGCCCGGTCGTCTCACCGTCGAGTTGCCGCCGGACGCCTACCGTCGCCTCCGCGACCGCGCCTCCCTGGAGAACCGCGACCCCGGCGACGTGCTCGCAGACGCGCTCGACGACTACTGA
- a CDS encoding non-canonical purine NTP pyrophosphatase, producing MLRYVTTNAGKVREAEEYLGDEVSQLDFDYTEVQASDLAPIAAYGAREAHRHAGEPVLVDDAGLFVDGFDGFPGPYSAYVEDTLGVEAVRRLVTRELDDVRAEFRCVLAYCDGEAFDASPDPVDRDDRVAAAAAGAERDDEEREPLPVKLFEGVVRGRIVEARGDGGFGYDPIFEYDGATFAEMDAAEKNGVSHRGRALEKFGEWFAER from the coding sequence ATGCTCCGGTACGTCACCACGAACGCGGGGAAAGTCCGCGAGGCCGAGGAGTACCTCGGCGACGAGGTGTCCCAACTCGACTTCGACTACACCGAGGTGCAGGCGAGCGACCTCGCGCCCATCGCCGCCTACGGCGCTCGCGAGGCGCACCGGCACGCCGGCGAGCCCGTGCTCGTCGACGACGCTGGCCTGTTCGTCGACGGCTTCGACGGCTTCCCCGGCCCCTACTCGGCGTACGTCGAGGACACCCTCGGCGTCGAGGCGGTCCGCCGTCTCGTCACACGCGAACTCGACGACGTGCGCGCGGAGTTCCGCTGCGTGCTCGCGTACTGCGACGGCGAGGCGTTCGACGCCAGCCCCGACCCCGTCGACCGCGACGACCGGGTCGCCGCCGCCGCCGCGGGCGCCGAGCGCGACGACGAGGAGCGCGAACCGCTCCCGGTGAAACTGTTCGAGGGCGTCGTCCGCGGCCGGATCGTGGAGGCGCGCGGCGACGGCGGCTTCGGCTACGACCCCATCTTCGAGTACGACGGCGCGACGTTCGCCGAGATGGACGCTGCGGAGAAGAACGGCGTCTCCCACCGCGGGCGGGCGTTGGAGAAGTTCGGTGAGTGGTTTGCCGAACGCTAG